AGCGAGAAATCTCAATTCCAGGCCGGCGGTGGCGAAGTCGGAGAAGGCCATGGACGACATCCTGACCAAGCAATCGCCCCCTCTTCCACCAGGGAAGCTTGTTGGTGTGCGAGCGTGGGTGAAGCGGAAGCGCGCAGTTAAAGGGCGGGAGGAGACACGGTTACTTGCGAATCCGTATGATTCCGCGATCTGTCATCGAAATGTGTGCTCGCAACGTGATTTGCTACTGCACGCGACCGTCACCaccggtatatatatatacaccattCATTCATGAGATATGttgactatttatttatttttgattagGTTGACTATTTATTGGTTTTGAGATGCTTCTTCTCATTATTTATAGGCCTCGTGTCCGTCTTCGAACCTGCACCTCTAATCCCGAGAGAAGAGCACATGAGGCAGTGTGACTCACAAGTTGGAAGCATCAAAATCGCACATTAAAAGACATCATGCGCCGAAGTTTCTCTCCCCCCGAGCCAAATAAGTGTTGAACACAATTCTGGCACTGCCGTGCGGTCGAAGAAACCAGCCACTCGCCGGTAGATTAGGACTTGTTGAGGAGGAGCACATCTCCATGCCGCAAAGGAGTCGGTGGCTTTTACTTTTGAGGCCAAGAAGTGGACAACAGGAAGCATTGTTAATGCTTCACCCTCAAGAACTCGTTCAAAAGGAACACGATTTCTTCCTGGATGCGTATGTACAACAAAAAATAATGATCTTCTTGTAGAGAGGATTGTGCTCGGAGTTCTGAAACAATATGTGATATGTGACAGATTTTGATGACATCGACTGCAACAACGCCGTGCTACTTGGAAAGAAGTAAACAAATCCCTTCGTCATCTGACAGAAGgaatttatatttctttcaatGAACACCCAACCCAAGCATGTGAAAATTCCATCTTTTTCGTTTAGCCTAATCTTCCATTATCGAACTAACTTGTGGCAGGCTTTTCTGATCGTCTGAAGCATCTAAAGACGTCGCATCAACAACGGATCGATGAGTTGAGGAAGCTACGAGCAGGAATCAAGAGTGAAGTTTACAGCTTCCATGAGGCTGAGGTAAATCTCAGGTTGCTTATGCTCCCTCCTCACAGCAACATTGCGCCAGCATCTTCTATGCTATCTTTGAAATGCTCCCCACAACACAGTGAAAGAAGGTTAGAGATCCAACAAGTCCCACCACAGAAGCATCTTGGACCTAATGGAAGTTGATTTTTTAGAAATTATTTATTCTTTAACTTTCCAAGTATTTGCATTGTAATTCACTGAATATAGCTTGTCATGATGATTTATTCAACAAAACTTAATTACAGCTAAATTTGGTCGTCAGGTAAAACAGAGGAGTCTTGAACAACAAAATCTTTCAGAGGAATCACCTAAAGATCTCCAATGTCTTGAGCTAATTTTTCTTCTTATTCCAGCTGTCTTTTTTTCTGAATTAACCGGGATTGAAATGAAATCAGGaaacgaaagaaaagaaaatattcatttttttGTCTCAGGAAACAAGAATTTTTGGATGACTGTAAATAGAGAAAAATTCTGTGATTATCAAATGCCCATACTGTCGAACTCTTCATAAATATGCTTTTCTATCCCAACTTTCCGTTCAAAATGGTTGAGTTTTGAGGTTGCATGTCAATAAAACAAAATGATGTTTATCGTTTGTGAGTGTATATCGACAAAATTGACATCAGAGCATTCTCGACATCTTCATCTAAAACTGCTTCAACCTGAGGTCACAAAGCCGCTTGAGGAAGAATCTAAGAGTGATTGCCAGAGATGTACTTCTTCCACTCTTCAAGCATGCCTCTCAATTCACTGAGCTTACTGCTTAAGCCAATACGGCAGTTTGCATGCATCGTGCAAACGGCATCCCAGTCTCTGCTTCGTATCTCACAGAGCCCATGAAAGTACTTACTGTCCAAGAACCTAATCGTCAACCCTAATTCCCTGAGGTACGCGTCATGCTTGATGTAGTTGAACACAGCCTGATCATGATCCTGGGGATATTTTTTTCTTGCTGAGTACCAGTACTTGAAGAATGAGATGGTCCTATTGTTAGACCTCACGTAGTTGAATCCATTGCTAGGCCAGTTCTCCAGATCAGTGGCGTTGCCGAAGAACCTGTCACAGGATACCTGGAAGTCTCCTTGCGGGTAGAAGTGTGGAAGAGGATTCCGAAGCCACAAGATGTCTGTATCCTGAAACAAGACCATGGCATGTAGTTCATTGAGTTCCATCGTGACATATAACACTTATGGTTGAAGAAAGTTACAGCTCGATGGATCCACAAATGAAGATTATACATAAAACTTATATAACATGATTCATATGGAAGTAACGTCACATTTGTTGCCCTTCTGCGTCCTTCAAAAAATGGAAGGAGTGCAGTTGGAGAACGTACCGTGAATATGAAGTCGTACCCTTTCTCGAGAACTTGTCGTTGGAAATCCAACCTTTGCCACGTTATATCCAAGTAACCGGGAGTATTGTAGTCCTTCTGCTCGGACAAGTTGGCGCCCTTGGTGTTGAGATCGAAGCAATGGCCACGCATAGACGTGCAACGCTCGTGCGCCTTCTGGCCCATGGTGATGAACACCAAGTGGTTCAGAAGCTGGCTTGTCCCGTTGCCGATCCGGAAGCTCTCGAGGAAGAGATCCAAAACCGATCCAGGTTCGGTCCATGCATCATTCAAGGTGGTCATTATCACCGTCTTGTTCCCCATGTCTGCTGCCCTCAGAATCATCTCCTGTTGCAGTATCATAACATGAGCACACTAAAAACAGTAGCATGCACAACTGGCAGAGGTGAAGCAAGGGGCGACGACGGAGCTTGCCAATTGGTCTGCGGGTTCGACTGTCTCGACGGCCACGTCCAATATGGGTGAGCTATCACGCCCACGGAGGTAGGATGGTATGAGAATGCCATAGAGCAGAGCGCCGGGGACGACGACGGCGACGAGGACAAGGATCATGGCGAGCCTCCTGACAGCGCGAGATCTCATCTCCCGGCTGTTGGTGGCCGAGTCGGATAAGGCCATGGGTGATGTTACGACCGAGTAATTGCGACGCCCAAGCGGCGTGAAGCGGaagcgtgtgtgtatatatatatatatatatatacactttgtAATGATGGAGGGTGAATCCAATTATTAAAGGAATTGATTCATATGaaagtattttaaaaaataattcaaatatttgattcaaatatatTCTTGTCAATTTTATTTACAAAATATAATTCTTGTAAATTTATATAATCACTCTTACCAATCAAGTTAATTAATTTTCCTTCTCCACAATAATGGAATATATTAAGAATGAAGTTAGGaaacatttaaataaaaatatgtaaggAAACTATTCAAATCTTTGATTCGAATATATCTTTGTCATCCATGTTTCCGAAATATGATTCATGGTGAATTAATGTGATTACTTTTAGAGATCATATTGATtatgtttatttttaaattattattattattatattatacaaATAATGATGGAAGGTATTAGAAATGATGATTATGcaatgaaatgattaaaataaaaatatttaacgaAATAATTCAAATCCTGGGTTCACATTTGTTATTACTATACATATTTAAGAAATACAATTAATTAGAAATTAACATAAATATTTCTAGAAATGATTTATCTTGGTTTTAGATCATTGTTTTCTTGCTCCAATAAATCCATGCCAATCTTATTTGAGCCTAACACAACATAATTATCCTAGTGTTGGTTCATGGTTATAACCTGCTTAGATTTTACGACAACATTGTAATATTTCTTAAGAAGCATACGAGTAAAATAGATTATTTATGATTAATATTATCATCTGATTTGATAGGATAATTAGTATATCAATATAGTTTAActcaaataaaatatctaaattgaTGTACAATAATACGTCCATTAAACTCTTATATATGGGACTAATTAAAGTATTATAAACTGGTCTAATATAACCCAAATCAAAGCATGATACATGTGAGGTAGGCTTAGTAATGGCTCCATATCATTTGATCTGTTCATGAATATCCATTTTCTATTCGAACCCCTCGTTATGTCTCTAACATCAATTATCATGACCTGACTTAATAAGATAACTAGTATATCAAGATCATTTGGCATAAATTACTAATCAAAATAATTAAGTTAAAATTAACGTGGAtatactcatcatcatcatcatcatactcTTATAATGAACGAGAAGTATGTTCGTGGTTCTCCACGTCTCTTCTTCCTGCGACTCGGATGAAGCTTCAAAAACTCTATGCTAATCGACACTGTTCACGCATCACTCATCTAAATTAGGGACTCATTTTAATCTTTCATAACTCTACATCCATATCTGTGTATCTGCAAACTATCTTGCATTAGCCCAACTATTTATACCGAGGGGAGTTGGTCTTAAATATTGatagggaaaagaaaaagaagagatggaTAATTAGAGAGGAAGAATTAGGGATCTTGAAACAAAGGGATAAATCTCTATATTATCGTTTCTCATGTTTTTCTCTCTTCTCTACCTTATCATGATAATTGTCATGATAAACCATATCTATTTATAGGATCGTAGATGAGTTATAAGACTCAATTATTAAAGCcacattcataatttttttttattatatgatgATCTTTATCATGGTGTAACCtttctattattattaaattctAGAGATTATAATTGTTATTATAGATGTGATCACGAGAGATATTTCAATCCTCTCTATTAATTAAGTTTAATTCTCTTAACAAATATAAAGACATTTCAGTAGCTATTCGAGTAAGAGAAAGCCTAATATCTTTAAAGAACTCCATGATGATTTATTTGAGCACGAAGCTTTCCGAAAATAACACCTGCCAAATGTATTTTTGTCTAAGACGATGACATCATTACACAAGAGAGATGGTTTGGTCACATTAGACTTATTTTAATCTTTGATCGATGTTCACGCACAAGAAAAATACTTTGATCATAACAAATACTTCATATACTCTTTTGTCTCGATAGATGCATCATATATAGAGAAGACACATTTATTTATTCATAGACGATTACATCTAAAGGGTTATACTTTAGTTGTGTAGAGAActttagattattattattattatttttttttgtattagacAGAAGTATTGCATATAAGGGATGCCTCAATCATATTTCGTATGCTTTTTTTGTTTTGAGTTAACACATTAAGACATTTTAATCATTGGACACTTTCAGTATTTTGTGTTTATCGTGGATGACGGATGTATTATGCATGAAGAACACTTTGATTGCATTGAatatttccattttttttttctcaagcaGATGTCTCACATGCAAGAGAGACGCTTTAATTATGTTGGATATTTTGAATATGTTTTTTCTCTTAAAATAAAATAGATCTTTTGTTTGTCTTGAATGTTTTGAATATATATTTGTTTACTTTATGCTAACTCATCATGAGTGGAGGAAACAGTTTGAGTGCGTCGAAAGCTTGATATGTTCTTCAATCGTGAATTGCATTACTGCTTCTTATACATAGACATAAGAAGCTTTGAACATGAGTTAGCACATATGCGCAAGCATAGATGAATCAAGAAGCTTTGAATTTATATATGAAAACTGCTACTTTAATTGCATATGCATTGATGAGATTCAGGTATCTGTGGCTCGCAGAACAGTAGACTCTGTCTGAGGGGATCCACATGGATCGTTTATGACTCGGGTGTCTTCTTCTGCAATTCTCTGCTGCAAAAGCTACAAATAAAAAAGGGTACTTTGTTGTCGCCTGGCTTCAGTAGGAAATGGACCAAAGACCTTTCTCGTATTCTATTCTTGCGACTTTTCAGTTGGCAGGTCTGCCCTTCGACAGATGAGAACGAACAAGGCACGAGTAGCAGTGATACGACACCTGACATCTTCCTATATTCCAATCAAAAGGCCACTGTTTGTGCTTACCATGAGAGTTTTGACCTGTAACATGTTCATGAATCCTGGTGACTTCCAACAACTGCTCAGAAAACTTGAACGATCGAGGATAAGACTTGGCTGTAAACAGAGTATTCCCTTTCAGGTCTTCCAAGTGGTCTTTCATCTTTCTCACACTACCTTGGGATCTGTTCATCTTTCCCCTGGTACCAGGTCCTGCAGTATGGATAATGGTTGGCTCCTGCATCAAGTTCGATGAAGAGAACAAATGTTTTACCCACTAAACTCTGTTGATGGAATGCATCAAGACAAAGTTCACTGGTTTTTCATCTTTTTACAGAAGCATTTAAAATACATTTCATACAATCACTTGCAAGAAGTAATCTTTTTATTTGACTAGTTTTTGTAAATACTTGGCTCTTATCCCTGTGGATCATCTCACATCTGATTTTTCTTGGGGAGTTCTAACATGGAAGAGATACATCAGAATCAGTTCGAAATTGGTCACCGAAGGCTTTCAAAATAAGTCTTTAGTCGCTCTAAATCAGAACTTGCAGcaacctatcaattttaactCAGTAAATCTAGCCATAAAAAAAGAAACAATGTAAGAAGAGGATTCGcaaaaaatagaaattgaagaacaAGATATGTAAGTGATGCAATTCAAGAGTCGCAGATCGACATGGAGAGCTCCAGATTAGCTCTGTTATGACTGACAGAATAATGTGAGTGATCATTGAAGTTTCTCCCTGAGGAAGAAGAGAATGCACAGCTTCCTtcacttgatgatgagttgttCCTTTGAGATGGATGCAATGACAAGGACAGTGACAGAGAACAACCATTGGTTTCCTT
The DNA window shown above is from Musa acuminata AAA Group cultivar baxijiao chromosome BXJ2-4, Cavendish_Baxijiao_AAA, whole genome shotgun sequence and carries:
- the LOC103983420 gene encoding uncharacterized protein At4g15970-like, with the protein product MALSDSATNSREMRSRAVRRLAMILVLVAVVVPGALLYGILIPSYLRGRDSSPILDVAVETVEPADQLEMILRAADMGNKTVIMTTLNDAWTEPGSVLDLFLESFRIGNGTSQLLNHLVFITMGQKAHERCTSMRGHCFDLNTKGANLSEQKDYNTPGYLDITWQRLDFQRQVLEKGYDFIFTDTDILWLRNPLPHFYPQGDFQVSCDRFFGNATDLENWPSNGFNYVRSNNRTISFFKYWYSARKKYPQDHDQAVFNYIKHDAYLRELGLTIRFLDSKYFHGLCEIRSRDWDAVCTMHANCRIGLSSKLSELRGMLEEWKKYISGNHS